A window of the Nibribacter ruber genome harbors these coding sequences:
- a CDS encoding ABC transporter ATP-binding protein, with protein sequence MSEIGGSKTGSAFDWEVLRKIFRFVKPYNKVFYFVIFLTVASAVLATVRPFLIQEMVDKQILQYNWAGVNRMFIWLVVLLILHTLVSYLHTYFAGWLGQYVVRDIRVKLYEHILKLRLKFYDRTPIGTLVTRNVSDVETLSDVFSEGLAAMIGDVLQLVFILAYMFWLDWELTLVSLSMFPLLILSTYVFKEKVKASFQEVRGAVAKLNAFVQEHITGMMVVQIFNNEAREMKKFEAINKEHTRANVKSVLYYSVYFPVAEVIGAAGTGLLVWYGAKGVVQDHVTLGTLIAFIMYIAMFFRPIRQIADRFNTLQLGVVSSERIMKLLESKELISDTGEYRPETIKGGVDFEQVWFAYNDEDWVLRGISFQVQPGQTVALVGATGAGKTSIINLLSRFYEINKGVIKVDGHDIKEYDLDVLRRHIGVVLQDVFLFSGTIQENITLGNKDITESQIWEAARLVGADKFIERLPGGLQYNVMERGATLSVGQRQLISFVRAMVYDPKIIILDEATSSVDSETEELIQFAIAQLMEGRTSIVIAHRLSTIQKADNIIVLDRGEIKESGTHEQLLQSGGYYAQLHEMQYKNFV encoded by the coding sequence ATGAGTGAAATAGGCGGCAGTAAGACAGGAAGTGCCTTTGACTGGGAGGTACTCAGGAAGATTTTCCGGTTTGTGAAGCCCTACAACAAGGTATTTTATTTCGTGATTTTTCTGACGGTGGCCTCTGCCGTGCTGGCCACAGTGCGCCCGTTCCTTATTCAGGAAATGGTGGACAAGCAGATTCTGCAGTACAACTGGGCTGGCGTGAACCGCATGTTCATCTGGCTGGTGGTGCTCTTGATTCTGCACACGCTTGTTTCGTATCTACACACGTATTTTGCCGGATGGCTGGGACAGTACGTAGTGCGGGACATCCGGGTGAAGCTCTATGAGCACATCCTTAAGCTCAGACTCAAGTTCTATGACCGCACGCCTATCGGGACGCTGGTGACGCGTAACGTGAGCGACGTAGAGACCCTTTCTGACGTGTTCTCTGAAGGTTTGGCCGCCATGATTGGCGATGTTCTGCAACTGGTCTTCATTCTGGCCTACATGTTCTGGCTGGATTGGGAACTGACCTTGGTGAGTCTTTCCATGTTCCCACTTTTGATTTTGAGCACTTATGTCTTTAAAGAGAAAGTAAAAGCGTCTTTCCAGGAGGTGCGCGGGGCGGTGGCTAAGTTGAATGCCTTTGTGCAAGAGCACATCACGGGCATGATGGTGGTGCAGATTTTCAACAATGAGGCCCGCGAGATGAAGAAGTTTGAGGCTATCAACAAAGAACATACCCGCGCCAATGTCAAGTCCGTGCTGTATTACTCGGTGTACTTCCCGGTGGCCGAGGTGATTGGCGCGGCGGGTACGGGACTTTTAGTTTGGTACGGCGCGAAGGGCGTGGTGCAGGACCATGTCACGCTGGGTACGCTCATCGCCTTTATCATGTACATCGCCATGTTCTTCAGGCCCATCCGCCAAATCGCAGATAGATTCAATACCTTGCAGTTGGGCGTGGTGAGCTCAGAGCGTATCATGAAACTGCTGGAAAGCAAAGAACTGATTTCAGACACCGGGGAATACCGTCCAGAAACCATCAAAGGCGGCGTGGACTTTGAACAGGTATGGTTCGCTTACAACGATGAGGACTGGGTGTTGCGCGGTATCTCGTTCCAGGTGCAACCGGGGCAGACCGTGGCCTTGGTAGGCGCCACCGGTGCGGGTAAGACGTCCATCATCAACCTGCTCAGCCGATTCTATGAGATTAACAAAGGCGTGATTAAGGTAGACGGGCATGATATTAAAGAGTATGACCTGGATGTATTGCGCCGGCACATTGGCGTGGTCTTGCAAGACGTGTTCCTATTCTCAGGCACTATTCAAGAGAACATCACGCTGGGCAACAAAGACATCACCGAAAGCCAGATTTGGGAGGCCGCTCGCTTGGTAGGCGCCGATAAGTTCATTGAGCGTTTACCGGGTGGTTTGCAGTACAACGTGATGGAGCGTGGGGCTACTTTGTCCGTGGGGCAGCGGCAGTTGATTTCGTTTGTGCGTGCCATGGTCTATGACCCTAAGATCATCATCCTGGACGAGGCTACATCTAGCGTTGACTCAGAGACCGAAGAACTCATCCAATTCGCCATTGCCCAGTTGATGGAAGGCCGCACCTCTATTGTGATTGCGCACCGTCTGTCCACCATCCAGAAGGCAGACAACATCATTGTCTTGGACCGCGGCGAAATCAAGGAAAGCGGCACCCATGAGCAGCTCCTGCAATCTGGCGGCTACTATGCCCAGTTACATGAGATGCAGTACAAGAACTTCGTGTAA